The Caldisericia bacterium genome segment GTTAAACCAACATATCTCTTAAATTCAAGTGCAATATCAACACTTCCTTGCCCTAAAAGAGAAGAGGCAACTAAAAGAGACTCTGTTGGTTTAATTTCATCTTTTATCTCTTTTAACTCTCTCATCATCTCTTGATCTATATGAATTCTTCCAGGAGTGTCATAAATAATAAAATCAAATCTCTCTTTTTTTGCAATTTCTTTTGATTTTTTAATTAATTTTAATATATTTAGATTCTCTTCAAAATAAAAACTAACTTGTGCAATATTTGCTATCTCTTCAAGTTGTTTTATTGCTCCTGGCCTTTTAAGGTCCAATGGAACGAGTAAACTTCGATATCCCTTATTTTTTAAATAATATGAAAGTTTTCCAGCAGTAGTTGTTTTTCCACTACCTTGAATACCAAAAAGAATAATTTCTGTTGGTGGAATAGATGAAAATTTTAACGGTGCACTTTTACCTATTATTTTTAAAAGAGTATCATATAAAATTTTAGTAATTTGCTCCTCTGGAAGAACAGATTTTAAAATTTCCTCTTTTAATGCTTCTTCTTCAACTCTTTTTAGTATCTCTTTTACAACTTTTAGGTTAACATCTGCACTAATTAAAATTTTTTTAAATTCATTTAATCCTTCTTCTATATCGCTTCTTGTAAGTAAACCTTTTCTTCCAAATTTATCTAAAATATCTCTGATGCCTTTTCTTATGTTTTCAAACATTTCAAGTTTAATATTATATTTTTAAAATTTTTTTGTCAATAATTAAATAGTGTTAAAATTTTAATATATGAACTTTAAACACTTTTCAGGTGTTATCCATTTACATACAATATATTCAAAAGATAGTGAATTAACACCGATAGATTTAATAAAATATGCAAAAAGGGGTAAAATAGATTTTTTAATCATAACTGATCATAATTCTATAGAAGCAAAAAAGTATGAAGGTTTTTATGAAAATATCCTTTTGCTTGTTGGTGAAGAAATAACTCCTAAAAATGGAAATCATCTTCTTGCCATTGGTATTGAAAAATTTATCGAATGTTCAGATGATCCTCAAAAAAATATCGATAGAATAAATAAAGAAGGTGGACTATCATTTATTGAACATCCATTTTTTGAAGGAAACAAATTTATAAAAAAAGAAACAAGAATGAAATGGACAAATTGGAATGTAAAAAATTTCACTGGAATGTCAATTTTTAACTATACAACAGATGGTGGAGAGAGAATGAGGCCTTCTACTTATTTACTTTTTTATTTCTTTCCAGGACTTGATAGGGATATCCCAAATTATAAAACTCTTGAGAAATGGGATGAATTAAATCAAGAAAGAAGAGTTGTTGGTATTGGAACGCTTGATGCACATTTTTTATATTTTAAACTATTCAATAGAATAAAAATAGAAGTTTTTCCTTTTATTTATTATTTCTTTTCAATAAGGACTAATATAATAACAAAAGAAAATACTTTGTCAAAAGAAGTAATTTATAATGCTTTAAAAAATGGGAATGTTTATATTAATCATGAATATCTTGGAGATGGAAGAGGTTTTATTTTTGGATTGGAAAAAAGGAACAACTTTTATTTAATGGGTGAAAAAGTATTGTATGAAGGGAATGAAAATTTAATTGTAAAAACACCAAAAAGATGCCTTATAAGAATAATAAAAGATGGGAAGACTATTATTGAGAAAAAAGAGAAAGAAATTTATTTAAAAAATATTTCACAAGGTGTATATAGAGTTGAAACAGAAATTTTCCATAAATTTAATTATAAACCTTGGATTTTTTCTAATCCAATATATCTTTTAGATTATAAAAAATATGAAAAGTTTTTATGATAAAATAAAATTCAGTTTTAAGGAGGGAATTTATGACAAGAATTGGAATTATAGGCGGTAGTGGAGTATATACCATTGATGAAATTGAACATATAAAAGAAGATAGTTTAATTACACCATTCGGAATTTTTGAATATTTATTGGGAAAATATCATGAAAAAGAGGTTGTATTTGTTGCAAGACATGGAAAAAGACATCAGTTACCTCCCCATTTGATACCATACAGAAAAATTATATGGGGAATGAAAGAACTAAATGTTAAATATATTATTGCAACTTCTGCATGTGGATCCCTAAATGAAAATATGATGCCAGGTGATTTTGTAATAATTGATCAATTTATTGATTTAACAGATGGAAGAGAAGTGACATTTTTTGACACACCTGGTGATTTTAAACATACTGACATGACTGAGCCATATTCTCCATATTTAAGAGAAATAATAACAAAGGTTTTTGAAAAAATGAAAGTAAAATTTCATAATAGAGGTACATATATCACAATGAATGGACCAAGATATGAAACTAAGGCTGAAATTAAAATGCTTCAAATAATTGGAGGAGATTTAGTTGGAATGACTGGTACCCCTGAAGTTATTTTAGCAAATGAGGTTGGAATTCAATATGCCTCAATTGGAATAGTTACAAATTTTGCAGCTGGTATTCTTAGTAAAAAAATTTCTCATGAAGAAGTTGTTGAAATGATGAATCAAAAATTGCCAATTTTAAAAAAGGTAATTTTAGAAATTATAAAAGAGATTAAATTGGAGGTTTAAATGGATATTAAACCCATTGAATGGAAAAAGGACTCGCTTTTGGTTTTAGATCAAAGACTACTCCCCTTTGAAATAAAATATGAAGAATGTAAAAATTATTTAGAAGTTAGAAATGCAATAAAAGATATGAAAACAAGGGGCGCTCCTGTAATTGGAGTTACTGGAGCATATGGATTTTACCTTGGTATTAAAGAGTTGTATGAAGATAATAGATTAGATGAATATAAGTTAATCAAAGAAGCACTCATATCTTCAAGACCAACAGCAATTAATCTTATGTGGGCAGTCAATAGAATGGAGAAGGTTTTTTTAGCAAATAAAAATAATAAAAATCTTTTAGAAATTTTACTTAATGAAGCAATAAAGATAGAAAAAGAGGAAGAAGATAAATGTATCAAAATTTCAGAAATTGGAGAAAAATTAATAAATGATGGTGATACAATTTTAACTCATTGTAATACAGGTTCTCTTGCTACTTTGGGTCCTGGAACTGCTCTTGGAGTTATAAAATTTGCACATAGAAATGGTAAAAGAATTAAAGTTTTTTATACTGAGACAAGACCATATCTTCAGGGAGCAAGATTAACTGGATTTGAATTAATTAATGAGAAAATAGATTCAACTTTAATAACAGATTCAATGGCTGGATATGTTATGAAACTTGGATTAATAAGTAAAGTCATTGTTGGAGCAGATAGAATTGCAAGAAATGGTGATACTGCAAATAAAATTGGCACATATATGTTATCTGTACTTGCAAAAGAACATAAAATACCATTTTATATCGCAGCACCAACATCTACAATTGATATTAACATAAAAAATGGAGAAGAAATTCCAATTGAAGAAAGAAATGAAAATGAAATTAAATACATCAAAAATATCAAAATTACACTTGATGAAACAAAAGTATTCAATCCATCTTTTGATGTAACCCCTAATGATAATATAACTGGAATTATAACTGAAAAGGGTATTATATATAAACCATTTGAAGAAAATATTTTAAAAATCTTTTAATTTTGAATCTATTATTAGAGTAACAGGACCATCATTTATTAATTCTATTTGCATATATGCTCCAAAAACCCCCTCTTTAACAACAAAACCTTCTTTTTTTAATTTTTCAATAAATTTATTATATAATTCAAAAGCTTTTTCCCCTTTTTCTGCTCTTGTGAAATCTGGCCTGAAGCCCCCTTTTAAATTTCCGTAAAGTGTAAATTGAGATATTATCATAATTTCACCATTTACATCTTTTATAGAAAGGTTTAATTTCCCATTTTCATCATCAAAAATTCTTAAATTAGAAATTTTTCTTACAAGATAATTTATATCTTCATCATTGTCGCCAATTTCTATTCCTAATAAAACTAAAAAACCTTTTTCTATATGTGATATAATTTCTCCATTAACCTTCACTTTTGCCTCATTAACTCTTTGAACAACACATCTCATCTATTCACCTCTTTTTACATCAATAACATTTTGAATTGTTTTTATCTCATTTATTAATTCTTTTAATCTACCATAACCTGGAATTTGAAGAGTCATGTAAATAACTGTTGTTCTTTCTTTATTTTTAGCGGGTGGAGCATTTATTGATTCTATATTGTAGTTATATTTTGAAATAGTTGAAATAATGCTATTTAAAACACCTGGCTCATCTTTTACATGAATTTCAATTTTAACTGGATAAAAAATTTTTGTATTCTCTACCCAACTCACATTTATTAACTTATTAATATTATCTTTGCTTTGACCTAAAATTGAAAGTAAATTTTTACAATCTCTTCGATGAATAACAATACCCCTTCCTTTTGAAATATAACCTATAATATCATCACCTGGTATTGGAGTACAACATTTTGCTAAATTTATTAATATATTTCCTTTTATTCCTTCAACAATTACTCCAAGATTATTTTGAAGTTTAATTTTTCTTTCAAGACGAATCCCTTTATCTTCTTTTTCTTGAATTTCCTCTTTTGGTGTTTCTTCAATCTCTTTTTCTTTTCTTCTAAAAAATTGTCTTATCTTTTCTTTAGTTGACGAACTTTTTACAAATTTTAGCCAATCTCTTGAAGGTCCAGGTGAATTTTTTGAAGTTAATATTTCAACTCTATCTCCTGTTTTTAATTTATAATCAAGTGGAACAATTCTTCCATTTACTTTTGCACCAACACATTTGTGTCCTATTTCTGTGTGAATTTTGTAAGCGAAATCAACTGGTGTTGCATCTTGTGGTAGGTTAATGATTTCACCCTTAGGTGTAAAAACAAATATTTCATCTGAAAATATATCTTCTTTGACTCTATTAATAAATTCTTTAGCAGATGGAATTGTTCTATGCCATTCGGCAATTTGTCTTATCCAGTTGATTTTTTTTGATAAATCAGGGTCAATTTTTCTTCCACCTTCTTTATACATCCAGTGGGCAGCCATTCCCATTTCACATTTCTTATGCATTTCTTCAGTTCTTATTTGAATTTCGAATGGTTCACCATTATCGCCAATTAGAGTAGTATGTAAAGATTGATATCCATTTGGTTTTGGAATTGCTATGTAATCTTTAATTCTACCAGGAATTGGTTTCCATCTTGTGTGAACAATTCCAAGGGTTTTATAACAATCTGAAACTGTTGAAACTATCACTCTAAGTGCAGTTAAATCATATATTTCCTCAAAAGTTTTATTTTCTTGTTTCATTTTTCTATATATTGAATATAAATTCTTGGCTCTTCCTTCAATTCTTGATTTAATACCATTTTCTTCAAGAAGCCTCTCAATTTCCTTCTTAATCTCTTCTATTTCCTTTTCTCTCTCTTCTCTTTTTTTTGCAACTTTTATTTTTAAATCTTGGAAAATTTCTGGTTCAAGATATTTAAATGAAAGATCTTCAAGTTCCCATTTTAATGTGTATATACCAAGTCTATGAGCCAATGGGACATAAATTTCCATTGTCTCTTTAGCAATTTCTCTTCTTTTTTCAGGTGGTAAATATTTTAGTGTTCTCATATTGTGTAATCTATCTGCAAGTTTAATAAATACTACCCTAAAATCAGAAGCCATTGCTATCAAAACTTTTCTTAGGCTTTCTAACTTCCACTCTTCAAGTGATAAAAATTTTATTTGTGAAATTTTACTTACACCATCAACCAAACTTGCAATTTCTTTTCCAAATTTATCCCTAATTGTATCAATTGTGACATTTGTATCCTCAACCACATCATGAAGAATTGCTGCAGCAAGTGTTGAAAAATCTACATTAAAATCAAGCAAAATTAGAGCAACATTTAATGGATGTAAAATATAAGGCTCATGAGATGCCCTTTCTTGACCCTCATGAGCCTTTTTTGCAAAAAGATATATATCCTCTAATTCTCTTATCTCTTTTTCAGAGAATTTATCTTTTAGTTTTTCTTTAAGTACCTCCCAGAGTTCATCCTCTAAGAGAAGTTTAGTTTTTCCATCTTCCATATAATAATTATAATTTCAAAATTGAATAAAGTGGATATTTTGATAACATATCCCTCCCCTTAAGATCAATTAATTCAATTAAAAAATCAAATCCAACGACTACTCCTCCAAGTTTTTCAACAAGTTCTGCGGCTGCCTTTGCAGTACCACCAGTTGCTAAAACATCATCAACAATTAAAACTCTATCTCCCTTTTGTATTGAATCTAAATGAACTTCAAGGATTGCCATTCCATATTCAAGTTCATACTCTTTTCTTTCGGTTTTCCACGGTAGTTTTCCTGGTTTTCTAATTGGAACAAAGCCAGCGTTTAAATTATAAGCAATTGGTGAGGCTAAAATTAAACCCCTTGCTTCAATTCCAACAACTAAATCTATTTTTTCATTTTTAAATGGTTCAACCATTAAATTTATTGCCTCCCTAAATGCATCCCTATTTTTTAATAAAGGTGTAATATCTCTAAAAAGAATTCCTTTTTGTGGAAAATCAGGAATATCTCTTATAAATTCTCTTAAATCCATTTTACCTCTTACCTCCTTTTTTCTTTTTCTTATTTTTTGGTTTATTTTGACTTATTTTAACAGGATTTGTTGCTACTTGAACTTTACTCGCTTCTTCAACACCTTTAAATTCTTTTTTAGTTTCTTCAAATTTATGTTTACTTAAATTATTCCAAACAACAAGTAGAGGTGCTGCAATAAAAATTGATGAATATGTTCCAGCAGTTATTCCAAATAAAAGTGTAAATGAGAAATCTCTAATTGTTGAGCCACCAAAAATAAGAATTGCAATAATTGCAAGGAGGGTTGTTAAAGAAGTATTTACTGAACGAGTAAATGATTGTTGAATACTTTTATTGATTATTTCATCATAAGAGTATTTGTCTTTTAAAATTTTGAGGTTTTCTCTTACTCTATCAAGAACTACAACTGAATCTTGAACAGAATAAGCAATTATTGCAAGAAGTGCACCAATAAAAGGACTGTTAACTTGTTGTCTTATTAATGCAAGTAGACCAACTGTTATGATTGTATCATGAATAAGTGCTAATATTGTAACAACTGCAAATCTAAATTGGAATCTTAATGTAATATAAATGAATATAAAGGTTAAACCAACAAGTAAAGCAATTATTCCTGCTCTTTTAAGTTCATTACTAATTGTAGGACCAATAGAAGATAGCCTAAGATTTTCTCTGTCTAATTTTCCAAATTTTTCTTCAAGTTTAGTAAATATCTTTTCTCTTTCATCAGCGCTCAAATTTTTTTGATTAATTCTTATAATCAATCTGCCATCTTGAGAAACTTGAATAACACTTGAGCCATAACCAAATTCTTTTAAAACATCCCTTGCATCACTAACTGTTGGGGTTTTTTCAAATTTAAGATCAAGAATAGTTCCACCAGTAAAATCTAAACCATAATTTAATGGAGATTTAATAGTGAAATAATTAAAAACAATTGCAACAATTGAGACTAAAATAAAAATAAGAGAAATTGAAAAATAAATTTTTCTCTTTGGAATAATTTGTAAATTTTCAATATTAAATAATCTCATTTTTACACTCCTTTAATATCCAAAAATTTTTCCATTCTTTGCAAGAGGTGTTATTGAAAAAATATCAAGGAGAAGCCTTGTTGTAAATATAGCAGAGAAAAATGAAATAAGAATTCCAATTGTTAATGTTACACCAAAACCTTTTATTAAACCAATTCCAAAATAGATAATTGCAAGTGCACCAGAAAGTGTTGTAATATTTGAATCAAGAACAGTTCTAAATGCTTTATTAAAACCTAAACTTATACCAGTTTTAAGAGTTTTACCACTTCTTATCTCCTCTTTTATTCTTTCAAAAATTATTACATTAGCATCAACCGCCATACCTAATGTTAAAACAAAACCTCCAATTGCAGGAAGTGAGAAAGTAGCATTTAAAAGGATCAATACGGCTAAATCAATTAAAACAAAAATTAAAAGTGCAACTGATGCTAAAAAACCCATTAATCTATAATAAACTGTCATATATAATACAACCAAAACAAATGCTAAAATTGCAGCCTTTATACTCATTGCAATCATATCTTCCCCTAAAGAAGGCCCAATTATTTCAGATGATAGAATGTTAACTTTTAAAGGAAGCGATCCACCTTTAAGCAAAGCAACATATTGAGATGCTTGATCAATTGTAAAATCACCCTCAATTACTCCTTTACCATCAGGTATTTCACTTTTTACAACAGGATTCATAAGTAGTTCTTCATCTAAATATATAGCAATATGTTTATCAATATTTTCTTTCGTCGCTTGTGCAAATTTTTGTGTTCCTTCTGAATCAAGTTCAAAAGCAATTACTGCTTGACCCTTTTTTGCTGGATCTGTATTTAATTGAACTCTAACATCTTTCAAATTTGCTCCAGTTAAAATTACTGTTCCATCTTCAAGTTTAAACTGTAAAAGAGCAGTTTTTCCAATTAATTTTTCAATATCTTCAAGTTTTAAATTTCTTTGTCCAGGAATATCAATAATTATTCTTTTACTATTTAAACCTCCTTCTCTTTGAACTATTGCTTCAGAAATACCTAAAGCATTTACTCTTTTTTCAATTACTGCTTTTGTACTTTCTACAAGTTCTGGCGTTGCTTTAACCTGTTCTGTATCAATACATTCAAGAACTATGTGAACTCCACCTTTAAGATCCAATCCAAGTGTTGGTGTTTTTGTTTTAACAGCCCAGATAGCAATTGCTATAACAACTATTAGAAAAATTAGTCTACCAAAATAGCTTTTTAACTTCATATATTCCTCCTAAAGTTAAATAAACAACCTAAATAATTTTAGTTTAAAATTAATCAAAGTCAAGGTAAACAACAATAATATAATATCATAAAATATTTTTAATTTGACAAAAATTTTGTTTAAAAGTTATAATTTTAAAAGAAAGGAGAGAGAATTTGATTAAAAGAAAAGATGGAAGAGGAAACGAGGATATAAGAGAATTTAAGATTGATATAGATTTTTTAAAGTATCCGAATGGTTCAGCCCTTATTCAAATGGGTGATACAAAAGTCATTTGTACAGCAATGGTTGAAGAGAAAGTGCCTCCTTTTTTAAAAAATACAAATTCTGGATGGATTACTGCTGAATATTCTCTTCTTCCTGGTTCTACATATCCAAGAACAATAAGAGATATTGATAAAGGAAGAATTGAGGGTAGATCACAAGAAATTCAAAGGTTAATAGGAAGAGCATTAAGGGCAGCTGTTGATCTAACTGCAATTTCAGGCTTAACAATTTGGATAGATACTGATGTAATTCAAGCAGATGGAGGAACAAGAACTGCTGCAATAAATGGTGGATTTGTAGCAATGTATATTGCACTTGCAAAATTATATAAAAATGGAAAGATACCATACTTTCCTATTAAAAGTTTTATAGGAGCAATAAGTGTTGGTATATATAATGATGAAATTATAATTGATTTAGATTTTAATGAAGATTTTGATGCACAAGTTGATTTAAATCTTGTTATGAATGAAAATAAAAAAATAATAGAAATTCAAGGAACTGCTGAAAAAAGAGACTATTCTTTAGAAGAACTTTTTAACATGATTAAACTTGGATGGAAAGGCATCAGTAAAATAATTGAATATGAAAAAGAACTTCTCAAAAAAGTTATTTATAGCTACTAAAAATAAAGGAAAATTAAATGAGTATATTTATCTATTAAAAGAACTTAATTTAGAGATCTTGACTCCGTTTGATTATCCAAATTATAATTCTCCAGATGAAATAGGGTCTACTTTTTTAGAAAATGCACTATTAAAAGCAAGGCATGGATATGGATATACAAAAATACCAACTATAGCAGATGACTCTGGTTTATCAGTTGATATATTAAATGGATTACCAGGAATTTATTCAAAAAGGTTTTATGATAATAGTGGAGATTTCGATAAAAATATTGAGAAATTATTAAATATGTTAAAAGATGTTCCTTTTGAAAAAAGAAAGGCAAGATTTATTGCTATAATTGTTTATAAAGATTCATTTTATGAAGAAATTTTTACAGGTGAACTTGAAGGATATATATTTAATGAGAAAAGAGGTAATTTTGGCTTTGGATATGATCCTATTTTTTATTTACCTCAATTTTCAAAAACAGTAGGAGAACTTACTTTTGAAGAAAAGAACAAGATAAGTCATAGAAAAAAAGCGATAGAAAAGTTTATCAACTTTTATAAAACTACTCTTCAACAGTTATAACTTTCTTTATTTTTAAAATATCCATTTTATTTTCATCAAGTATAAATGAAAACTCGTTTTCTTCACATGGTGAAAGTATATAGTTTCCTCTTTTAATGTATAATGTACAAAATTTTGCTTTTTTTCCTATTTTAACAATTAATCTATCTTGATTATATAGTTCATTTTCATGTGAACTAATTATATAATCACCCTTATTTATATTCATTAATGGTAAATTGTTGCTATTATATTTAATAATAAAATCTTTATTTGAAATCAATTTTTTTGGTACATAAATTTCTCCAAAGTCACCCTCAAAAAATTCTTTATTTTCATCTATTAAATAATTAACTTTTATTTTTTTAAAATTAATTTTAATATCTTCTTCTAAATTCATATCTTCAAAAAAATAAGATATTGGAATTTCAAATGATCTCGATATACTCTCTAAAACTCTTAAAGTAATTTCTTGTTTTCCACTCTCAAGAATATGAATATATGCTGTCGAAACGCCTATTCTTGCCGCAAAATCTGCTTTCGATAAACCAAGTCTTTTTCTTAACTCTATTAATCTTTCTCTTAATCCCATACAATTATATTTTATCATAATTATTTATAATTTTAAATAGTATAAAAAATTAGAGGGAGGTTTTTATGTTTTTAAAAACCTCCCTCTTGAAAGGTTTTAATTAACCTTACTTTTTTGGAACAATTGCTTTTAACTCTTTACCTGGACGGAATGCTGGAACTTTCTTTGCAGGAATTTGAATTGGTTTTCTTGTTTGAGGATTAATACCTTTTCTTGGTTTTCTTTCTCTTACTTCAAATGTTCCAAATCCTACAAGTGCAACCTTTTCCCCCTTTTTTAAAGCATCCATTACTGTTTCAATGAATGCTTCAAGTGTTGCTGCTGCAACTTTTTTTGTTACACCAGCCTTTTCTGCAATCGCTGATACAATTTCTGGTTTAGTCATTTAAACTTTCCTCCTTTCTTTAAAAAATTTTTATTATTTTTATAAAATTTAAACTAATTTTCTTCACTTTTCAAAATCCTTGTCATTAAACTCTTAACAGATATCATTGGTTCCTTATTTTCATATATTATACAATAAACTTCACTTATAATAGGCAAATCAAGATCTTTATTGTTTTCATATACAACCTTTGAAGTAAAGACTCCTTCTATTACTTGTCTAGTGGAAGAAATTATCTCTTTTGGTTTAATTCCTCTACCTATCATTTCACCAAACCATCTATTTCTTGAAAGGTTTGAAAAAGAAGTTGCTACTAAATCTCCCAACCCTGAGAGTCCGTAAAAAGTTTCTTCTTTTGCTCCATACTTTTTTCCAACTCTAATCATCTCTTTTATACCTCTTGTTATCAACGATGCTTTAGTGTTCACTCCAAATCCTAAACCATCAGATATACCAGCAGCAATAGCAAGCACATTTTTCAAACTCCCTCCTAACTCAACTCCAATGCTATCTCTTGAAGTATATACTCTAAAATACTCATTTGTCAAGAGGTTTTGAAACATCTCACTTAATTTATCATCATTAGAAGCAACAACAGATGATGTTGGAATTCTTAAGGCTACTTCCTTTGAAAAGTTTGGTCCTGAAAGAATAGCATAATTTTTGGTTTCTAAAATTTCTTCTAAAACTTCACTCATTCTTTTTCCTGTTTTCATCTCTATACCTTTAGATGCTATAAGAAAATTTTTGTTTCTTATTTTCTTTTTATTTATTTGCGATAAAACATCTCTTACATGTTGAGATGGGACAACAATAAAAATAATATCTGTTTTATCAATAACCTCTTCTAAATTATTTGTAAGTTCAATTTCATTAGGTATTAAAAAGCCGGGTAAATAATAGATATTTTCTCTTGTTTCTTTAATAATTTTTAATGTTTCTTTAGAATGAAACCATATAATAACTTCAAATTTTTTTCTAAATAGATGTAATCCTAAAGATGTTCCCCAGCCTCCTCCACCTATAATTCCAATTTTCATTTTCTTTTTTCCTTTCTTTTCTCTTTAATTATAAAATCAATAAAAACTCCTTCTAAATCAAATTTATCTCTTATTCTATCCACTAAATATCTTAAATAATCTTTTTTCAAAAAATCTTTATCATTAACTGTTAGAGTAATTTCTTTTATATTATTATTATCTACCATCACATCATAAATTTTCAATAATTTTTTACCTTTTCTAGGAGGAGGATGTTTTGTTATCAAATCAAAAATTATATCTTTTATTTGAATTTGAGATAACTCTTTTTTTATATTGTTAAAAACGATATCTATAAGTTTGAAAATTAAATTTAAATTTTCTTTTTTTAATGCTGAAATCATAACTTGAGGATAAAAAAGAATTTCATTTAATCTATATGCAACTTCATTTAAATATTGATCTAATTTTTTGGGGTTTATTAAATCCAATTTATTCATTACAAGAATCCCTGATTTTTTATTTTTCAATATTAAACTCATTAAATGTTCGTCAGTTCTTGAAACATCTTCACAAGATATAACAAATAAAACAATGTCACTCTCTTTTATAGCCTTTATAGCCCTTAAAGAAACATAAAAATCTAAATCTTTTAAAATGCCCTTTCTTACACCAGGTGTATCAAGAAAAATATAATCTTTACCATTATAACTGATCAAGTGCTCAATTATATCTCTTGTTGTACCAGGTTCGCTAGAAGTAATGGCTCTTTCAAAATTTGAAATAGCATTAAGAAGAGTTGATTTACCAACATTTGGTTTTCCAATAATAGAAATTTTAGGTAATTTTGTTTCAATAAGTCTATCTTCTTTATAATCTATTTTTATCTTCTCATTGATTTTTTCAATTAATATATCAATTCCAATTTTTTTTGTTGCAGATATTTTTAAGGGTTCTCCAAAACCAAGTTCTAAATAGATATAACTTTCTTCACATGCTCCATTTAAATCACACTTGTTTAAAACTAAAATTACTTCTTTATTCTTTTTATGTAACATTTTAGCAATTTTTCTATCTTCATCAGTAACTGTTTTTATACTTCCATCAATTAAAAATATTACAAGATTGCTTGTTTCAATAGCAATTTCAACTTGCATTCTAATTTTTTCGCTAAGTTCTGTTTTTTCATCAAAAGAAATCCCACCTGTATCTAAAAATGAAACTTTTTTTCCATTTATAAAACCCTCTCCATATATATAATCTCTTGTTGTTCCAGGTAATTCATAAGTAACTGCTTTACTTTTTTTAATTAAAGTGTTAAAAAGGGTGGATTTTCCTGTATTAGGTCTTCCAACTATTGCAATTTTAAACATTTCTCTTTTATCCTTTCTATTACAAAATCTGGAGTTGATGTACCTGAAACTATACCAACTTTTTTAATATTTATAAACCAATCATTCTCAATTTCATCCTCATTTTCAATGTGATATGTTTTCACAAATTTTTTTCCAATTTCATATAACCTTTTTGTATTTGAGGAATTTTTTCCACCAATGACCAATAGCAAATCAACTTTTTTTGCTACCTCTTCTACTTCAATTTGCCTTTTTTTACTTTCTTTACATATGGTATCATAAAAAACAACATTTTTAATTTTCTCACTTATTTTAT includes the following:
- a CDS encoding NAD(P)H-dependent glycerol-3-phosphate dehydrogenase codes for the protein MKIGIIGGGGWGTSLGLHLFRKKFEVIIWFHSKETLKIIKETRENIYYLPGFLIPNEIELTNNLEEVIDKTDIIFIVVPSQHVRDVLSQINKKKIRNKNFLIASKGIEMKTGKRMSEVLEEILETKNYAILSGPNFSKEVALRIPTSSVVASNDDKLSEMFQNLLTNEYFRVYTSRDSIGVELGGSLKNVLAIAAGISDGLGFGVNTKASLITRGIKEMIRVGKKYGAKEETFYGLSGLGDLVATSFSNLSRNRWFGEMIGRGIKPKEIISSTRQVIEGVFTSKVVYENNKDLDLPIISEVYCIIYENKEPMISVKSLMTRILKSEEN
- the der gene encoding ribosome biogenesis GTPase Der, which translates into the protein MFKIAIVGRPNTGKSTLFNTLIKKSKAVTYELPGTTRDYIYGEGFINGKKVSFLDTGGISFDEKTELSEKIRMQVEIAIETSNLVIFLIDGSIKTVTDEDRKIAKMLHKKNKEVILVLNKCDLNGACEESYIYLELGFGEPLKISATKKIGIDILIEKINEKIKIDYKEDRLIETKLPKISIIGKPNVGKSTLLNAISNFERAITSSEPGTTRDIIEHLISYNGKDYIFLDTPGVRKGILKDLDFYVSLRAIKAIKESDIVLFVISCEDVSRTDEHLMSLILKNKKSGILVMNKLDLINPKKLDQYLNEVAYRLNEILFYPQVMISALKKENLNLIFKLIDIVFNNIKKELSQIQIKDIIFDLITKHPPPRKGKKLLKIYDVMVDNNNIKEITLTVNDKDFLKKDYLRYLVDRIRDKFDLEGVFIDFIIKEKRKEKRK